The following proteins come from a genomic window of Gadus morhua chromosome 11, gadMor3.0, whole genome shotgun sequence:
- the LOC115554584 gene encoding GA-binding protein subunit beta-2 produces the protein MSLVYLGKRLLEAARVGQDDDVRILMANGAPFTTDWLGTSPLHLAAQYGHHSTAEVLLRAGVSRDARTKVDRTPLHMAATEGHSSIVELLVRSGADINAKDMLKMTALHWAAQNGHRRAAELLLQHGADVHSLSKFDKTPFDIAMDTSNTELMILLQDGMQNQVNMNSESQIIIPAGGMVNLSDLVHNASTVKSEDTLAAEVVDSAIQHVVGDGGQRVITIVTDQHGNLQPAGLGQQFFVTMQGQQMVAVPASAITEEVVEEEFQQAPPPRKRKADHSNNQSSLKEKKSVDGCREQLQRQLHEANRKAQEYREQLQQKEREAEQYRLRLEQAIASSSANIANQAHESTNHHDDGAGEFVTVETVAVVTGGEEEIEEEEEEREEVVVQLEVSEGAMGKEEDTVVEEVMVKEEEEDDGVTVEGGGEEEATVMVEEEVEEEEAVEEVESVGHVGEDSIQEGGQQEVEVEVEESSATPPKRGRGRGRGSGSGRGSGSGSGRGSGRGRGRGSPRGRGRARGRGRGKGRR, from the exons ATGTCGCTGGTATACCTTGGCAAGCGGTTGCTGGAGGCTGCGAGGGTCGGTCAGGACGATGACGTTCGAATATTGATGGCCAACGGGGCTCCATTCACAACCGATTGG CTGGGAACGTCACCGCTGCACCTGGCAGCTCAGTACGGCCACCACTCCACCGCTGAGGTGCTGCTCCGTGCGGGCGTCAGCAGGGACGCGCGCACCAAGGTGGACAGGACCCCTCTCCATATGGCAGCAACCGAGGGACACTCCAGTATAGTGGAGCTGCTGGTCAGG AGCGGTGCGGACATCAACGCCAAAGACATGCTGAAGATGACGGCGCTGCACTGGGCGGCGCAGAACGGGCACCGCCGCGCGGCCGAGCTGCTCCTGCAGCACGGCGCCGACGTCCACTCGCTCAGCAAGTTTGACAAGACGCCGTTTGACATCGCCATGGACACCAGCAACACAGAGCTGATGATCCTGCTAcag gacggCATGCAGAACCAAGTCAATATGAACTCGGAGTCTCAGATCATCATCCCTGCTGGTGGGATGGTCAACCTGTCAGACCTGGTGCACAATGCCTCCACAG TCAAGTCCGAGGATACCCTAGCCGCGGAGGTGGTGGACTCAGCCATCCAGCATGTGGTTGGAGATGGGGGTCAGAGAGTCATCACCATAGTAACGGACCAGCACGGAAACCTGCAGCCAGCAGGCCTCGGCCAGCAGTTCTTTGTCACCATGCAGGGGCAACAGA TGGTGGCTGTGCCGGCCAGTGCCATCACAGAGGAGGTGGTTGAGGAGGAGTTTcaacaggccccgcccccacgcaAAAGAAAAGCAGATCATTCCAACAATCAAAGCAGCCTTAAAGAAAAA AAGAGCGTGGACGGCTGCCGGGAGCAGCTCCAGCGCCAGCTCCACGAGGCCAACAGGAAGGCCCAGGAGTACCGCGAGCAGCTCCaacagaaggagagggaagCGGAGCAGTACCGCCTCCGTCTGGAGCAGGCCATAGCCAGCAGCTCCGCCAATATCGCCAACCAGGCGCACGAAAGCACCAACCACCACGATGATGGTGCTGGCGAATTCGTTACCGTGGAAACGGTCGCCGTGGTCACCGGTGGcgaagaggagatagaggaggaggaggaggagagggaggaggtggtggtgcagctGGAGGTGTCCGAGGGAGCcatggggaaggaggaggacacggtggtggaggaggtgatggtgaaagaagaagaagaggatgacGGGGTGACggttgaaggaggaggggaggaggaggcgacggtgatggtggaggaggaggtggaagaggaagaggcggtggaagaggtggagagTGTCGGCCATGTTGGAGAGGACAGTATCCAGGAGGGAGgtcagcaggaggtggaggtggaggtggaggagtcctCAGCCACGCCCCCCAAGCGAGGCCGAGGGCGGGgcagagggagtgggagtggcagagggagtgggagtggcagtgggagagggagtggaagggggagagggagggggagtccaagagggagggggagggcgagaggcAGAGGTAGAGGTAAAGGCAGGCGATAG